A window from Ornithorhynchus anatinus isolate Pmale09 chromosome X4, mOrnAna1.pri.v4, whole genome shotgun sequence encodes these proteins:
- the ENTPD2 gene encoding ectonucleoside triphosphate diphosphohydrolase 2, producing MAPRPLSVLLPLLLCLAGLVGILLLCIPTRDLREPPAYKYGIVLDAGSSHTAMFVYKWPADKENDTGIVSQHSACDVKGGGISSYEHHPFLAGRSLLDCLNQALRDVPKDRHAVTPLYLGATAGMRLLHLANPAASEAVLDSVTQTLRDFPFDFRGAKILSGEDEGVFGWVTANYLLENFIKYGWIGQWVRPKRGTVGAMDLGGASTQITFETAGPLEEPAREVRLRLYGQPYTVYTNSFLCYGRDQMLKRLMARVLQTERVHPCWPKGYSAPVTVGEAYESPCTAPERPRSYEANASVTLRGAGNPGLCRVRVASLFNFSACPYSHCSFDGVFQPDVTGGFIAFSAFYYTVDFLRSGMKLPVRTPEELEAAANTVCNQTWDELLEKAPREQKRLRDYCAGAMFIHQLITKAYKFDQKTFPNIVFQKKAGDTSIGWALGYMLNLTNMIPADHGGFRKGSDYSSWVALNLLFVLVIVAAVLMLCCLLQPSKEQSAI from the exons atGGCCCCCCGGCCTCTGTCCGtgctgctgcccctgctgctcTGCCTGGCCGGGCTGGTGGGCATCCTGCTCCTCTGCATCCCGACCAGGGACCTCCGAGAGCCGCCCGCCTACAAg tacggCATCGTCTTGGACGCTGGCTCCTCGCACACCGCCATGTTCGTCTACAAGTGGCCCGCGGACAAGGAGAACGACACGGGCATCGTCAGCCAGCACAGCGCCTGCGATGTGAAGG GAGGCGGGATCTCCAGCTACGAGCATCACCCTTTCCTGGCGGGCCGGAGCTTGCTGGACTGCCTCAACCAGGCCTTGAGAGACGTGCCCAAAGACAGACACGCCGTCACCCCGCTCTACTTGGGAGCCACCGCGGGCATGCGCCTGCTGCA CCTGGCCAACCCCGCCGCGTCGGAGGCCGTCCTGGATTCGGTGACCCAGACCTTGAGGGATTTCCCGTTTGACTTCCGGGGGGCCAAGATCCTGTCCGGCGAGGACGAGGGGGTGTTTGGCTGGGTCACTGCCAACTACCTCCTAGAGAACTTTATCAAG TACGGCTGGATCGGGCAGTGGGTCCGCCCCAAGCGAGGGACCGTGGGTGCCATGGATCTGGGCGGGGCCTCCACGCAGATCACCTTCGAGACGGCGGGCCCCCTGGAGGAGCCGGCCCGCGAGGTGAGGCTGCGGCTCTACGGCCAGCCCTACACCGTCTACACCAACAGCTTCCTCTGCTACGGACGAGACCAGATGCTCAAGAGGCTGATGGCCAGGGTCCTCCAG ACGGAGAGGGTCCACCCGTGCTGGCCCAAAGGCTACAGCGCCCCGGTGACCGTGGGGGAAGCCTACGAGTCGCCGTGCACTGCGCCGGAGAGGCCCAGGAGCTACGAGGCCAACGCCTCGGTGACGCTGAGAGGCGCCGGGAACCCCGGGCTGTGCCGTGTCCGAGTGGCCAGCCTCTTCAACTTCTCCGCCTGCCCCTACTCCCACTGCTCCTTCGACGGCGTCTTCCAGCCGGACGTGACGGGAGGCTTCATC gCCTTTTCCGCCTTTTACTACACGGTGGACTTCCTGCGATCGGGGATGAAGCTTCCCGTGAGGACGCCGGAGGAACTGGAGGCGGCGGCCAACACGGTCTGCAACCAGACCTGGGACGAG CTGCTGGAGAAGGCACCGAGAGAGCAGAAGCGTTTGCGAGACTACTGTGCGGGCGCCATGTTTATCCACCAGCTCATCACCAAGGCCTACAAGTTTGACCAGAAGACGTTTCCCAACATCGTCTTCCAGAAGAAG GCCGGAGACACGTCCATCGGCTGGGCTCTCGGCTACATGCTCAACCTGACCAACATGATCCCGGCCGACCACGGCGGCTTCCGCAAGGGCTCGGACTACAGCTCCTGGGTGGCCCTCAACCTGCTCTTCGTGCTGGTCATCGTAGCCGCGGTGCTCATGCTCTGCTGCCTGCTCCAGCCCTCCAAGGAGCAGAGTGCCATCTAA